A region from the Silene latifolia isolate original U9 population chromosome 7, ASM4854445v1, whole genome shotgun sequence genome encodes:
- the LOC141592030 gene encoding large ribosomal subunit protein uL14 has product MSKRGRGGSAGNKFRMSLGLPVAATVNCADNTGAKNLYIISVKGIKGRLNRLPSACVGDMVMATVKKGKPDLRKKVMPAVIVRQRKPWRRKDGVFMYFEDNAGVIVNPKGEMKGSAITGPIGKECADLWPRIASAANAIV; this is encoded by the exons ATGTCGAAGCGAG GAAGAGGAGGATCAGCAGGAAACAAGTTCAGAATGTCACTGGGTTTACCAGTGGCAGCAACAGTAAACTGTGCAGATAACACAGGTGCTAAGAATCTATACATAATATCAGTGAAAGGTATTAAGGGTAGACTTAACAGGTTGCCTTCTGCATGTGTTGGTGATATGGTTATGGCTACTGTTAAGAAGGGTAAACCTGATCTTCGTAAGAAAGTTATGCCTGCTGTTATTGTTCGTCAGCGTAAGCCTTGGCGTCGAAAGGATGGTGTTTTCATGTACTTTGAAG ATAATGCTGGTGTGATTGTGAATCCCAAGGGAGAAATGAAAG GATCGGCTATAACAGGACCTATCGGGAAAGAGTGCGCTGATCTCTGGCCGAGGATAGCAAGTGCTGCCAATGCTATTGTTTAA
- the LOC141592029 gene encoding ATP-dependent RNA helicase DEAH12, chloroplastic-like, with protein sequence MYASRRYSNDTYGDRRPVTNRHHPHPHPCPRPPYRPQQRLPPPPPPVPEPPKNQTDNFIIKLRVGVGVGFSRRNAIVLLIKQCCTTPPDTFSYRESGSLAGKLFFTEWTAALNAVVLIWETRLAGSHKFTPTLEFNVTVPSDVDELNSRLRPVFSRFIQASLSCEVMLKLEAKKQGLWEEIKRISEVLRKQQPMNVYEELDYKRKRLKDEKGMILKRIEEFKGAMECIKCYIHGLELNLEFDDRPPAFRFKPGLDWARIYSLIMRECRRFEDGLPIYVDRRELLKLVQGQQIMVLVGETGSGKSTQLVQFLADSGLVGDGSIVCTQPRKIAAISLQHRVQEESHGCYEENYITCVQYYSSAQQFESNLIYMTDHCLLQHCMNDGKLKGISCILVDEAHERSLNTDLLLAMLKGLLPYRPDLRLIIMSATADAYQLSEYFFDCKMVEVIGRKFPVDVKYVPCFEGTCQSVKSSGDIVAHYVSSTVKMVTEIHRTEQEGTILAFLTSPIEVEWACESLKETNAEPLALHGKLPYEDQLRVFQNYPGKRKIIFATNVAETSLTIPGVKFVVDSGMMKESRFEPGSGMNVLSLCQVSQSSAIQRAGRAGRTEPGRCYRLYSHGDFCKMAKQQKPEICRVHLGVAVLKIVAMGVKNVREFNFIDMPDHDAIDKAIQNLLQLGAVTLKNGDLELTDDGSKLVKLGIEPRLGKLILCCLSERLGREGLVLAALMPNHSSIFCRVGNQSDKLKSDCLKVRFCHADGDLFTLLSVFKAWESERPDWRNGWCWENSINAKSMRRCYDTVSELENCLKNELHIVVPSYWNWTPDEATVHHKNLKKAILASLAENVAMFSGCDRLGYVVALTGKHVQLHPSCSLLMFSQKADWVVFGEVLDASCQYLVCVTAFDREFLSTITPPPLFDPCGIKKQKLQLTKWSGLGKTILKKFCGRSNNGLLRHVSRIRENCGDDRIRIEVDTDNNTIEVFSGAYDVEKVLKHVNDALDCERRWLLNECMERCLYHGSPSAVPPVALFGSGAEIKHLELDKRCLTVDVFHSNASAVDDKELLLHIDRHTSGIDVFHPNVSAVDDKELLLPTERHTSGICSFHKYEGQEKWGSITFLTPGAAIKAAELNNIEFYGGKIRINLSRVTFGMNRAFSFPVVRAKLFWPRRLSKGFGIVKCDIHDVGFVIRDLSDLLIGKRNIRCEAGKKSPDSVVITGIDRLASETEILQALRSATDRTILDFFLVREDAVDNPPCHACEEVLFRELSAFMPKGSPQINFCRVRVFSPDPKHAFMKALVTFDGRLYFEAAKALEQIEGTTLPGFQPWQKIQCQRLFHTSVSCPSFVYSVIKSELDLMVTRFNRQKGAKCIINKNNNGSVWVKISATATKIVAELRSSLEELMKGRTISHASLTPDVLQVLFSRDGNALMRALERAMEVSVSFDRQRLNLTLFGPSEKVLLAEERFIRSIVNLHEERRQVIHLRGVGLPHDLMREVVRRFGHDLRGLKDKVPDAEFSLDTRRHVIFTNGSEKAKQKAEEIINEIAQASGQCPAANNDNNNNNNDGAEMCPICFCKVENAYKLERCLHVFCKPCLVKQCECAIRNKDSFPLNCLHEGCKLPILLVDLKELVSSKQLDELFEASLAAFVSSSCGAYRFCPSPDCPNVYKVADADKPAEPFSCGACYAETCTKCHLEYHPNLSCDKYKEYKEDPDASLKEWTKGKDEFVKKCPGCGYTIEKAEGCNHVECKCGRHLCWVCLEHFLTSEDCYSHLRTLHQGIT encoded by the exons ATGTATGCCAGCAGACGCTATTCTAACGACACCTACGGTGACCGTCGTCCGGTCACCAACCGTCACCACCCGCACCCGCACCCGTGTCCGCGCCCTCCGTATCGTCCCCAACAACGACTCCCTCCCCCACCCCCACCTGTACCGGAACCCCCAAAAAACCAAACCGACAATTTCATCATTAAACtacgagtcggagtcggagtcggttTTTCTCGTAGAAATGCAATCGTGTTGTTAATTAAACAATGCTGCACTACTCCACCTGACACATTTTCCTATAGGGAATCCGGTTCACTTGCCGGAAAGCTGTTTTTTACTGAATGGACCGCGGCTCTAAACGCTGTCGTTTTGATTTGGGAAACTCGTCTCGCTGGGTCACATAAGTTTACCCCTACCTTAGAGTTCAATGTTACTGTCCCATCTGACGTGGATGAGCTTAATTCACGGCTTAGACCGGTTTTCTCCCGGTTTATTCAGGCTTCGCTTTCCTGTGAGGTGATGCTCAAGCTTGAGGCCAAAAAACAGGGTTTGTGGGAGGAGATTAAGCGGATTTCCGAGGTTTTGAGGAAGCAACAGCCTATGAATGTCTATGAAGAGCTTGATTATAAGCGAAAGCGGTTGAAAGATGAAAAGGGTATGATTTTGAAGAGGATTGAGGAGTTTAAGGGTGCTATGGAGTGTATCAAGTGTTATATTCACGGTCTTGAGCTTAATCTAGAGTTTGATGATCGGCCTCCTGCGTTTCGGTTTAAGCCGGGGTTGGATTGGGCCAGGATTTATAGCTTGATCATGAGGGAGTGTCGTAGATTTGAGGATGGTTTGCCTATCTATGTCGACCGTCGTGAACTTCTCAAACTTGTCCAAGGTCAGCAG ATTATGGTATTGGTGGGAGAGACTGGATCAGGAAAGAGTACTCAGCTAGTGCAGTTTCTTGCTGACTCAGGTCTAGTTGGCGATGGTTCTATTGTCTGCACTCAGCCAAGAAAGATAGCTGCAATTTCACTACAACACAGAGTGCAAGAAGAAAGTCATGGGTGCTATGAAGAAAATTATATCACCTGTGTCCAATACTATTCCTCTGCTCAGCAGTTCGAGAGTAATCTAATATATATGACGGATCACTGTTTGCTGCAACACTGTATGAATGACGGGAAGCTCAAGGGGATTTCCTGTATTCTTGTGGATGAAGCTCATGAAAGAAGCTTAAATACTGACCTCCTTTTAGCAATGCTTAAGGGTTTGCTTCCTTACAGGCCTGACCTGAGGCTTATTATCATGTCTGCGACAGCTGATGCCTATCAACTTTCAGAATATTTCTTCGACTGTAAAATGGTTGAGGTGATTGGCAGAAAATTTCCAGTAGATGTGAAATATGTGCCGTGCTTTGAAGGTACATGTCAGTCTGTGAAGTCGTCTGGTGATATCGTAGCCCATTATGTGTCTAGCACTGTGAAGATGGTTACTGAGATACATAGAACAGAGCAAGAAGGGACAATTCTGGCATTTTTGACTTCTCCAATAGAAGTTGAATGGGCTTGTGAAAGTCTTAAAGAGACCAATGCTGAGCCTTTGGCTTTGCATGGCAAACTTCCGTATGAGGATCAGTTGCGTGTCTTCCAAAATTACCCTGGAAAAAGAAAAATCATATTTGCGACAAATGTAGCCGAAACTTCCTTGACAATCCCTGGGGTCAAATTTGTTGTTGATTCTGGCATGATGAAAGAGAGTAGGTTTGAGCCTGGTTCTGGGATGAATGTTTTGAGTCTTTGCCAGGTCAGCCAGAGTTCTGCTATTCAACGAGCTGGCCGTGCTGGGAGAACTGAACCAGGGCGCTGTTATCGGCTGTATTCACATGGTGATTTTTGTAAAATGGCTAAGCAGCAGAAACCTGAGATTTGTAGAGTTCATCTTGGTGTTGCTGTCTTGAAAATTGTTGCAATGGGCGTAAAAAATGTAAGGGAGTTTAATTTTATTGATATGCCTGACCATGATGCAATTGATAAGGCTATCCAGAATCTTCTACAGCTGGGAGCtgttactttgaaaaatggtGACCTGGAATTGACTGATGATGGGAGCAAGCTAGTGAAACTTGGCATTGAGCCTCGCTTGGGTAAATTGATACTTTGCTGCTTGAGTGAGCGCCTGGGCCGAGAAGGTCTTGTTCTTGCTGCTCTTATGCCAAACCATAGCAGCATATTTTGTCGAGTTGGTAATCAATCAGATAAGCTGAAGTCAGATTGCCTCAAGGTGCGTTTCTGTCATGCTGACGGTGACCTATTTACTCTTCTCTCTGTTTTCAAAGCATGGGAGAGTGAGCGTCCAGATTGGAGGAATGGATGGTGTTGGGAGAACAGTATCAATGCCAAATCAATGCGCAGGTGCTATGATACTGTTTCTGAATTGGAGAACTGCCTCAAAAATGAACTCCACATTGTTGTACCAAGCTACTGGAATTGGACACCTGACGAAGCAACAGTGCATCACAAGAATCTGAAAAAGGCCATACTTGCTTCTCTTGCTGAAAATGTCGCAATGTTTTCTGGCTGCGATAGGCTCGGATATGTGGTGGCATTGACTGGAAAACACGTCCAGCTTCATCCTTCATGTTCTCTGCTAATGTTTAGTCAAAAGGCTGATTGGGTTGTCTTTGGTGAAGTTTTAGATGCATCTTGTCAATATCTGGTTTGCGTGACTGCGTTTGACCGAGAGTTCTTGTCTACAATTACTCCTCCTCCGCTGTTTGACCCCTGTGGAATCAAAAAGCAAAAGCTACAATTAACTAAGTGGTCTGGTTTGGGGAAGACTATTCTTAAGAAGTTTTGTGGGAGGTCAAATAATGGTCTGCTTCGTCATGTGTCAAGAATCAGGGAAAACTGTGGGGATGACAGAATTAGAATAGAAGTTGATACTGACAATAATACAATCGAAGTATTCTCCGGTGCATATGATGTTGAAAAGGTTTTGAAACATGTCAATGATGCTCTGGATTGTGAAAGAAGGTGGCTGTTGAATGAGTGCATGGAGAGATGCTTGTATCATGGCAGTCCTAGTGCAGTGCCACCTGTAGCATTATTTGGATCGGGAGCTGAAATAAAACATCTGGAGTTAGACAAGAGATGCTTGACTGTCGATGTATTTCATTCCAATGCAAGTGCAGTTGATGATAAGGAGCTTCTGTTACACATCGACCGTCATACCTCTGGGATTGATGTATTTCATCCTAATGTAAGTGCAGTTGATGATAAGGAACTTCTGTTACCCACCGAACGTCATACCTCAGGGATATGTTCTTTTCACAAATATGAAGGCCAAGAGAAATGGGGTAGCATAACATTTCTGACACCAGGTGCTGCTATTAAGGCGGCGGAGTTGAATAATATTGAGTTTTATGGTGGTAAGATAAGAATAAATCTTTCACGGGTTACCTTCGGAATGAATCGGGCATTTTCATTTCCTGTTGTAAGGGCAAAATTGTTTTGGCCACGTAGGCTCAGTAAAGGATTTGGGATTGTTAAATGCGATATTCACGATGTTGGATTCGTAATCAGAGACCTTTCTGATCTACTGATTGGCAAAAGGAACATTCGCTGTGAAGCTGGGAAAAAGTCTCCAGATTCCGTTGTCATAACTGGAATTGATCGGCTAGCTTCTGAAACTGAAATTTTACAAGCATTGAGGAGTGCTACAGATCGTACAATCCTGGATTTCTTTTTGGTCAGAGAAGATGCTGTTGATAATCCTCCTTGTCATGCTTGTGAAGAAGTTTTGTTTAGAGAACTATCTGCCTTTATGCCAAAAGGAAGCCCTCAGATAAATTTTTGCAGAGTCCGTGTCTTCTCTCCTGATCCCAAGCATGCTTTTATGAAAGCTTTAGTCACATTTGATGGAAGGCTTTATTTTGAGGCAGCAAAAGCACTGGAGCAGATTGAAGGAACAACTTTACCTGGTTTTCAACCCTGGCAGAAAATACAATGCCAGCGGTTATTTCATACATCAGTGTCCTGCCCTTCATTTGTCTACTCTGTGATAAAGAGTGAGCTTGATTTAATGGTTACCAGATTCAATCGTCAAAAAG GTGCAAAATGCATTATCAACAAAAATAACAATGGGTCTGTTTGGGTAAAGATATCAGCTACAGCGACAAAAATTGTTGCTGAGTTAAGATCATCTCTGGAAGAGCTGATGAAAGGGAGGACAATTTCGCATGCCAGTCTCACTCCAGATGTATTACAAGTTCTGTTTTCTAGAGATGGGAATGCACTGATGAGGGCACTTGAACGAGCGATGGAAGTGTCAGTGTCTTTTGATAGGCAGAGACTAAATTTGACATTATTTGGGCCATCCGAGAAAGTACTATTGGCAGAAGAGAGGTTTATTCGGTCTATTGTTAACCTTCATGAAGAGAGGCGACAAGTAATCCATCTCCGTGGTGTTGGTTTACCCCATGACCTGATGAGAGAAGTTGTAAGGAGATTTGGGCATGACCTCCGTGGTTTGAAAGACAAGGTACCAGATGCAGAGTTCAGTTTAGACACACGACGTCATGTCATTTTCACGAATGGTAGTGAAAAGGCAAAGCAGAAAGCTGAAGAGATCATAAATGAGATTGCTCAAGCAAGTGGACAATGTCCTGCAgctaataatgataataataataacaataatgatggtGCAGAGATGTGCCCAATATGCTTCTGTAAAGTCGAAAATGCGTATAAGCTAGAAAGGTGCTTGCATGTTTTCTGCAAACCATGCTTAGTGAAGCAATGTGAGTGTGCGATACGAAACAAAGACAGTTTCCCACTAAACTGTCTTCATGAAGGCTGcaagcttcctattttgcttgTAGACTTGAAGGAATTGGTGTCTAGTAAACAGCTGGATGAGCTGTTTGAGGCATCCCTGGCGGCCTTTGTTTCATCAAGTTGTGGGGCTTACAGATTCTGCCCTTCACCAGATTGCCCTAATGTTTATAAGGTGGCAGACGCTGATAAGCCTGCAGAGCCCTTTTCATGTGGGGCGTGTTACGCAGAGACTTGTACCAAGTGTCACCTTGAATACCACCCTAATTTATCATGTGACAAATACAAAGAGTACAAGGAAGATCCAGACGCATCCTTGAAGGAATGGACAAAAGGGAAGGATGAATTTGTGAAAAAATGCCCTGGCTGTGGGTATACAATAGAGAAAGCGGAGGGATGCAACCATGTCGAGTGCAAGTGCGGGAGGCATCTCTGTTGGGTCTGTTTGGAGCACTTTCTCACCAGTGAAGACTGTTACTCTCACTTGCGCACTCTTCATCAGGGGATCACATAG